A stretch of Oryza brachyantha chromosome 4, ObraRS2, whole genome shotgun sequence DNA encodes these proteins:
- the LOC102708892 gene encoding chloroplast envelope quinone oxidoreductase homolog, protein MAAAASGTPPAKMRAVQYDACGGGAAGLKHVEVPVPSAKKNEVLLKLEATTINPVDWKIQKGALRPLVPRRLPFIPVTDVAGVVAGVGPGVEEFAVGDQVVAMLNSLNGGGFAEYAVSSASLTVKRPPEVSAADGAGLPVAAGTALQALRSIGARFDGTGEPLNVLVTAASGGVGLYAVQLAKLANLHVTATCGARNVELVRSLGADEVLDYRTAEGASMRSPSGRKYDGVVHCTVGVGWSAFEPLISAAGGKVIDITPNASAMLTSALHAVTLRRKRLVPLLLSPNRADLELLVALVRDGKLRTVVDSRFPLSDAAKAWQKSIDGHATGKIVVDMEG, encoded by the exons atggccgctgccgcctccgggacgccgccggcgaagatGCGGGCCGTGCAGTACGACGCCTGCGGCGGGGGAGCCGCCGGGCTCAAG CATGTTGAAGTTCCGGTCCCTTCAGCGAAGAAGAACGAAGTCCTGTTGAAGCTGGAGGCGACAACCATCAATCCAGTTGACTGGAAGATTCAGAAAGGGGCGTTGCGTCCTCTGGTGCCTCGTAGACTGCCTTTTATCCCAG TGACCGATGTTGCAGGAGTAGTTGCTGGTGTGGGTCCTGGAGTGGAGGAGTTCGCAGTGGGTGATCAAGTAGTTGCTATGTTGAATTCTTTG AACGGAGGTGGATTTGCAGAGTACGCCGTATCGTCGGCGAGCCTGACCGTCAAGAGGCCGCCCGAGGTCTCGGCCGCGGACGGCGCCGGGCTGCCCGTCGCGGCGGGCACGGCGCTCCAGGCGCTGAGGTCCATCGGCGCCAGGTTCGACGGCACCGGCGAGCCGCTGAACGTCCTGGTCACCGCCGCGTCGGGCGGCGTGGGCCTCTACGCCGTGCAGCTGGCCAAGCTGGCGAACCTGCACGTCACGGCCACCTGCGGCGCCCGCAACGTGGAACTGGTGCGGAGcctcggcgccgacgaggtgcTGGACTACCGGACGGCCGAGGGCGCCAGCATGCGGAGCCCCTCGGGGAGGAAGTACGACGGCGTGGTGCACTGCACCGTGGGCGTCGGGTGGTCGGCGTTCGAGCCGCTGATTAGCGCCGCCGGGGGGAAGGTGATCGACATCACGCCCAACGCCTCCGCCATGCTCACGTCAGCGCTGCACGCGGTGACGCTGCGGAGGAAGCGGCtggtgccgctgctgctgtcgCCCAACAGGGCCGACCTGGAGCTGCTGGTCGCGCTGGTGAGGGACGGGAAGCTGCGGACGGTGGTCGACTCGAGGTTCCCGTTGAGCGACGCCGCCAAGGCGTGGCAGAAGAGCATCGACGGCCACGCCACCGGCAAGATCGTCGTTGACATGGAAGGCTGA
- the LOC102705616 gene encoding nuclear transport factor 2 — protein sequence MASPPPSAAAAAAAPGSPPSAQVVGNAFVHQYYNILHQSPDLVHRFYQDGSRIGRPAGAGAEMDTVTTMEAINAKIVSMDIVRAEIKAVDAQESLGGGVTVLVTGHLTGSDDVRREFSQSFFLAPQEKGYFVLNDILRYVGEGDQDPEQEPELDQPLPPPQQNLAQEADSVSAPAANGTSVPREQEAFSQPEQHVAEPATATHPQEADPNGEEAYNPPNNPEEPAVEETSIPEVIDEVPNNVAVATPSPPAPVPQEEAPKKSYASIVKVMKEAPPQISAIPSRPVPPKQERQVAPVPVAPVADAPTFSPNPESSNIQEAEVDAHAIYVRSLPLNATPEQLEEAFKKFGAIKPDGIQVRSHKIQGFCYGFVEFEDPSAVQSAIAGSPVMISDRQCFVEEKRTNGSRGGGGRGRFAPGRGGNFRGEGMRGRGNYTGGRGYGRGEFNYRSDYGGRGAGRGGSSRGGGDVGYQRVDHSGAAGGRAGRVPSGTSAAAK from the exons ATGGCCTCGcctccgccctccgccgccgccgccgcggcggcgcccggatcgccgccgtcggcgcaaGTG GTGGGGAACGCGTTCGTGCACCAGTACTACAACATCCTCCACCAGTCGCCGGATCTCGTGCACCGCTTCTACCAGGACGGGAGCCGCATCGGCCGCCccgctggcgccggcgccgagatGGACACCGTCACCACCATGGAG GCGATTAACGCGAAGATCGTGTCCATGGACATCGTGCGGGCGGAGATCAAGGCGGTCGATGCGCAGGAGTCGCTGGGAGGGGGCGTCACAGTGCTCGTCACTGGCCACCTCACCGGGAGCGACGACGTGCGCAGGGAGTTCTCGCAGTCATTCTTCCTCGCGCCGCAGGAGAAGGGCTACTTCGTGCTCAACGACATTCTGCGCTACGTCGGGGAGGGGGATCAGGACCCGGAGCAGGAGCCAGAGCTGGACCAGCCGTTGCCACCGCCACAGCAGAATCTGGCTCAGGAGGCGGATTCGGTGTCTGCTCCTGCAGCAAATGGCACTAGTGTACCTCGGGAACAGG AGGCTTTTTCGCAGCCGGAGCAGCATGTGGCTGAGCCTGCAACTGCAACTCACCCTCAGGAGGCTGATCCGAACGGTGAGGAGGCTTATAACCCGCCTAACAACCCAGAGGAGCCTGCTGTGGAGGAAACGTCGATTCCTGAAGTTATAGATGAAGTGCCAAATAACGTAGCAGTGGCTACTCCGAGCCCACCTGCCCCTGTACCGCAGGAGGAGGCCCCCAAGAAGTCGTATGCTTCAATT GTCAAAGTCATGAAAGAAGCTCCACCACAAATTTCTGCAATTCCTTCCAGGCCGGTGCCACCGAAACAAGAGAGGCAAGTTGCTCCAGTTCCTGTTGCTCCAGTTGCTGATGCTCCAACTTTCAGTCCTAACCCTGAAAGCAGCAACATTCAAGAAGCAGAAG TTGACGCACACGCGATATATGTACGAAGTCTGCCTTTAAATGCCACACCTGAACAATTAGAAGAAGCGTTCAAGAAATTTGGCGCTATTAAGCCGGATGGAATCCAAGTTAGAAGTCACAAG ATTCAAGGGTTCTGCTACGGCTTTGTGGAGTTTGAAGatcccagtgcagtccaaagCGCAATAGCG GGTTCTCCTGTGATGATAAGTGATCGTCAATGTTTTGTGGAGGAAAAGAGAACTAATGGTTCACGTG gtggtggtggcagaggAAGGTTTGCTCCTGGTAGAGGTGGTAACTTCCGGGGTGAAGGCATGAGAGGCCGCGGCAATTACACTGGAGGGAGGGGCTACGGAAGGGGTGAGTTCAATTATCGATCCGACTACGGAGGCAGAGGTGCTGGTAGAGGTGGTTCATCACGTGGTGGTGGCGATGTTGGCTACCAGCGTGTCGACCACTCTGGTGCAGCAGGTGGTCGTGCTGGCCGGGTGCCATCGGGCACTAGTGCAGCCGCGAAGTGA